In Mangifera indica cultivar Alphonso chromosome 7, CATAS_Mindica_2.1, whole genome shotgun sequence, the genomic window ATGGGAAAAAAATTCTCTCATCATACCctctaaacacaacataaatatattaaataacaaaattaagtaaatttaaaaccaatctactatttcaaatatcacaaatatcatatattaatcactttaatacacacaataaaaatttaaataaatttgaaaattctaaataatttaaaactataaatataagttagtattttaaataaatatattaatataaatgaatgagtAGGGGTGGGAAGgagacacatgtatccccatccccgattgcggtgattttttttcatttttgtccaCGTCCCCCTCCCTTTCCTCTTCCCCATTTCTATTAAGGAATCCACTCTTCATTAGAGTCCAGGTCCCTCAAGTCAGACTGAAAATGTCATTTCTATGCTCTTGTGATAGACATGCTTGAGCCTACAGTTATGGAGTTAAAATATAAAGTGGGGTGTTACAATAGAAGGTAATTTCATTATCACTTtaactttaggtatttaaacaTTATCAAGacaatcttaattttgttactattatatcattacttattaattttttagaataaaatataatataaaaagtaacatgaaatatattttataataattatacctaacaatatttaaataaaataacatactagtatttttttattgccaccaatcaaatataataattatttatatatatctatttataccaaattttattaaatataataataatttatattcaataattttttaaataatctaaatcttttaattttaataataaaatgttacttACACCAAACATGACCATGCTCATTTATTCTGACATGTAGAAATACATAATTCATCACagatatcttatttttatttttagttatctGTTCCATGAGTTTAAATAGGACCactattgttaaaaaataaaggccaaaggacttatttccacccaaagtatatttaaaaatcaagtttttaccttttaattatgaaaatcccAAACACCTATTAATGGGGGTTAAGTTTGttagtttcaaaagtaaaattattattttatctgtaatattaaaaataaattaaaatttaatctcttttcccctttaaaaccctaaaaactaaaattttccttttagttcaagtttaaaaaaatgacatttcccccttagggtttagttttcaaactccggTACCATTGTCAACGATCTTTCTCTCCCACAACTTCCTCTTCCTCTGACAATCTCTCTTCACTCAATTGGACGTCCGATCGATGTCGAATGAAGTTTAGGAGATGaaactctttgtcttcccagaagaagacgtctagaaagacgaagaacttcatctcaTCTCTCAAGCTTTATTTGATGCATATTAGATGTCCAACTGAGTGGAGAGAAATTGTTGGAGGGAGAGACCACTAACAATGACGtcggagtttgaaaactaaaccctaagagaagaaatgtcattttataaaactttatctATGAGAAAAATAGTTACTTTTTAGagttttgggggggggggggggaagatAAAAGTTTAAGGGATTAgtgttccattaattttaaccgctcatagatgggtaaatgaaaattttaaaattaaggaatAAAAACTTAAGATTAGAATatactttggatggaaaatagtactttggccaaaaataaattattttatataagatGTACACACATCGACCAACAAGGGAATGTTTGTGTCACATTAGTCACTTGCATAATGTGTGAAGTCCCACAAGCTTATATGAAATTGTCGGttcatgaatatataattttattatcatttattttagataatattatacatacaagtaaaaaatataaatttgattataaatgataatatattatcatataactaaataataatttatctttattttaaaattatttaatcatataataacttataattatttataaaaatttgttcACATTCTTATTTTTCCACTAACATTGcaatataatattctaatttataAGGAGAAACTTGCCACAAATCCAAATACAATTAATCATTGAGGTTTTGTCATGTCAATGCATATCATACAAACACTCAGTAGATAAATATATGCTAAAGGATTTATCCTCACCTAAGCTTTACTCTCTTTTTCAAAttctcacttttttatttttcaaaaaaaactctatcatattaaaacaattagaagttttaaaaaataacaattttctccatAAGGGTTATTTTGCATTCTCTAGCTCATCTCCGATGGGTTCTCCCTCCAAAGGCTTTCTCTCCCTTCAGTggtctctctttcttttcatcgCTCCCTCCAAATGGTCATCCAAAGTGAAAGACgaaaataggtaaaaaattaaaactaacaaacttaATAACCCATGAGTAGGtagaaaatgtttttgaaaGATTAAGTATGAGAACTTAAGGAAGAGTGACATATTTTTCTTGAACGACAAACCTCACTTAAGTCAAATTATCCCTTAAAGGTGAAATCAACTACACCTAACAAGTTAAACTTCAGCTCTAATGATTACTCTTATAATTACtgatttagaaaaattaagagtttgataaACTGAACaaacttgaatataaataatgataaatcaccgtataactaaattttattttatttttaatttaaaattatttaattatataataataatctatttttttctctcaatttatatgtaaataattttattataataatcatTAAGCGAACACCGTGTTACTGTATATGTCACCTTGCATGGTAAGCGCAAATTTACACATAAGCAACATCAGATCAACGAGATAGTGCCACGTCATGTCTAACACCATGCCATCACTCCCTCAACGCATACTATAATCGcccccaaaatttaaaaaataacacgtGTAATCCAAACAAAGCGAATACAGAGATGAAGAAACTCTCTGCGAGTGGGGATACTTAGCGTCGTCCGTTTAGTGCAAAACGCGGGTGTGAAAAGAGAGATGTCTGGTTTAGATGTATGGTTGGTtggtttttattctttttatttaatttttcagttttctgtGGAGAGGAGAAGAGAACgcgctctctctctcttttactttctaattttttttttcgctttcttcctttgtttctctctcacataaaaaacaaaatcaaaaaaaattGACGCCATCAAACTCTCTTCACACAACAATAACGGTAGTTCATCCTTCGTCCTTCTTTGTTGTGGTTGCTCTGTAATTCTCTGTTTGTTCTACTTCATCTCACCATCCAGCCGTCCGTTCAATCCCTCGCCTGCAAGATTTGATTACGGAGTAAGAACAGGTGTGGTGTGGCGGAAGGAGGAGGAAGGTGAGGGAATGGAGTTGACGGTGGAGAGGAGTGGGGAGGGAGTATGTTGATGGAGGAAGAATGGAGTTTGAAACTGGAATTCCGATGTCCCGTGGCGGTGCTGTGACGGAGGGGCCGTCACTGTCGCCGTCGTTGAACCAAGGTGTGCTTGTTTAAATacgaattgacttttttttttcaattgttacaGTTCTTTTATTGGTGATGATGATTCGTTTTTCAGGTCTTAGTGGTTGTTTGTTGGTGTGAATTCTCTGTTTTGTCCCTCTGGGTCTGTTTTGTCTTTCTGATGTGTTGTACATATTGATCAtcgtttgaatttgttttatgtttgttttttataaatgtattgtTTGTATgcaagtcaaatttaaatatttggtttggtttcgtctcattttgttaatcaaacttatatttcttttcatGCAAGCATAATTTTAATGCAACATTTGTTGTTAATATTAAGTTGATGCTcgttaatttattaaaatatggtTAATTTATTTGGAAAAATGAGGAAGAGGAAGTGAATGTGTGATTTTCAAATGCATGGTGCTTGTGAGATTCGAAATGAGGAAGTTGTATTGCTTTTAGTTAAATGGTTGAAGAGTTTGGTACCCAAATTATGAAGAGTTAGAGATATTCTTTTCTAGATCATGACAATTTTGTTGTagattgttatttttgttggaTTCTTTTTTGACTTATTGTGCTTTTGGATTGATTAGAACTTTGACTTcagttcttttttctttttcttctttctctatcCGTGTTGTTTCATTCATTGTCTAAATGATTTCTacttgattaaatttaatatgttcAATGTGTATAATTTCCCAAGTTCGGTCTTGTAAATGAAAGTTTCTTTGCATGGTGCCATACTTTAGTcaataaaggtaaaaatatgaAGTTAAGCTAGCTGTATTTTGGATCTAGGAGAgaattagaaaagaaatttgaagaGGCTTTTTTCCAAGGTATTGCAATTAATATGTTCCCCTCTTTCTGTTTTCCCAAGACTCAATCAATATTGAACAAATGCAGAAAAGTTTGGAACTCTTGCTTTCCTAGGGGATCATACTCCTACCTTTATTCTTCATTTATGTaactttgaattttgttttgccTTTTGGGGACTTCCCTTCACAATTACCGACTATATTTAGGTCTTTGGAATGAATTTGCGAGGAAATGAATTCTGAAATGATATAACCCTATTGTTGTTTGGAAAAATTTTCTCATAGATGTGTTGATTCTACTCTATTAATGTTCTTTTAGATGCTATGTGGCAAATGAACTTGAGAACAAATGAAGCAATGGAATCTGGATCCTATCCTGAGCGCCCTGGAGAGCCAGATTGTTCTTACTACATGAGCACAGGCCTTTGTAGATTTGGGGCAACATGTCGATTTAATCATCCTCCTAACCGGAAGCTGGTATAAACTGTAGCATGTTTGGACAATTCTTATTAACTCAAAGAGTTAATAATAgacaaatgaaataatattaatacaGTACCTGAGAGGTTCTTTGTTTTGAAGTCTTCTTCTTTTGTTAATGTATATTGTCAATGAAGGTGGTTGAATGGCTATGCACATAAATATTTGCactattttatacttaatagacttttttttaattattatagtGACTCAATATTTTTAGTGCTCATGTAGGCACGAACACATACTGACCCTGCACTTTATCATTGATTTTCTTTCCTAAGTTTACTATATCCCGCTAGGAGTTTGACATCATGGTTCATGGACTATATCATGACAGAATTTACACTTTTTTGAATTTGGATTCAATAAATTCACCAAGGTTCTTTTGACTTCCAGGCGATTGCTACCGCAAGGATTAAAGGAGAGTTCCCGGAAAGAATAGGACAACCTGAATGCCAGGCATGTAATTATTCTTCTCTTATTTGAATGAATACATTGCATTCTTCATCTCTTGCTTTGTATTACTTCATTTCTACTGAAAATAGTAAAGAGTAGAGGTTAGCCCTGTAGCAGTGTGTATGATATATTACTAAGAACCACTACATTTTATGATAGAGTCATATGCTCCCTCTTTGATGTGAGGTGCCTCTAGCGAGTGTTGCTTAATTTACCTTTTCATTGAAAACCTCACAGCAAAGAAGGATCTTTATAATCTTACTGACATGTTGATCTTGGGCTAGTTAGGTGAGTATGGCTACTGGtattaacttaataattttGTGAAAACTATAGCTGCAGTTTTAAGTGTTCTTGGTTTGTTGTATTAGACAGTTGACCTGAAAAGATGACTGATATCACATTAACTTGATGGTGATTGATGAGATGCCTTTATGTACATCCTGGTCATGTCCCAGATTCACAATTTCTATGaaaatttccttttaaatattagaaatgcTGGATCTTCTTCTTGCTGGGTTtgtgtgaatatatttttttaccattgAAGTGTCATTGTTATGCTTTTGTTTGGTTTGCACTAATTTTGAGGTTAAATACTATTGTTAGGGCCTCATCtatcatataaaaattgttttaattaatataatgattcTTTGGACACTAATCAAATCTTCACTAGAAACACtatttgattagattttttgtaaattaaacactgtttaatttatttggtaaagtctCTTATGATTGTTCAAGAGGTTCTGGTTTGCAATCCCGCTCGTAGTAGGGTTGGGGTAGTTGGGCCAAGGGGGAAACTTAAGGggtctttaaatttttaatggcTTTTGCTCTTGGTTTTATGGTTGCTATCTCAAGTAGAAATTTAGATAGAAGATGAAATTAGCTGAAATTGCAGTGCTTACTATATGTTGTGTGTCATATGTCAATTCTTTTTTAATGGCCCATATTTGTATATAAGAGAGATTCTTTATAATTTCTTGAACAGCATATATTGACAAGTCTACATCTGCTTTGAACTACTTTTCAGTACTACCTGAAGACAGGAACTTGCAAATTTGGAGCAACATGCAAGTTTCATCATCCTAGAGACAAGGCTGGGATTTCTGGAAGAGTCTCTTTAAATGTTTTGGGCTATCCACTTCGCCCGGTTTGGAGTCTTTATTTTCCTTTAGTTCAATaagtagaattttaattttataatttgaaataaatgcctaatatttcttttttgcaTTCTGATATCTCTCTGTTTCACTTTTTCCTTTGCTTGCTCAATTTGAATACTGAACAAAAATTGGCGCCATCTATATGGACTGGTCTAATTTCGTAATAGTTGGGAAACATGAATCGCATCATACATCAATACATTTTACATCACTGTTCACATTAGTGGCTAGGCAGagcttttttattttgcttcaaGTGAGTAAGAATCTCTCtggatttattatttttatatgtggATCAATATCAGATCATGTGTTAAGATTTCTTATAGTTTGACTGTCTTTTGTGACATATTATATGTTGATATATTTGTTCTTCTTAGATCAGATGttgtcatttatttatttgctttatTTCTATATTACTTACAGAATGAGGTTGAGTGTGCTTATTATTTGAAAACTGGACAATGCAAATTTGGAGGCACTTGTAAATACCACCATCCTCAACCAACCAACATGATGGTTTCATTGTCAGGCTCACCCGTTTATCCCACTGTTCATTCTCCAACGACTCCTGGTCAACAGTCTTATCCAGGAGGAATTACAAACTGGTCTAGAGCACCTTTCATTCCCAGCCCACGCTGGCAAGCACCTTCAAGTTATGCCCCTTTGATTTTACCTCAGGGAGTGGTTTCAGTTCCAGGTTGGAACGCGTATAGTGTAAGCTTTTTTGTACTCATTTTTTACCAAATGCTATGAATACATTAAGTATGCTTATTTACATGTGTTGACAGAGGTATTGCTGAAAGCACTTAAAAGAATCATGGTCCTTAATGTggttcaataatttcaaaatgaaaagaaacaaaaaaaggaaataattgcatgaaatttataggacttaccaaaaaaatttgtgaaaagACATAAAGGCTGGAAAGTTAATCATTTCTTAcctttatttaaattcaaccaTTTATTTTTGGATCAACTTCAATCATAAATGCCTGAATTAAGTGCAATTGGAATTTGACTCTTAAGAAATGCTTCTTCTGAGATATCAAACTAATCATTAGGTGGAGAAATTTTCCAATACATACAACCATAAGGTCGTAAGCATTGTAGTATCATGTATTGTAGATTTTGTGTGCTCTGGAGCAATTAAGAAACATGAAACTATCAAGGTTCCATGTAATTTATTTGTGTCGATGTATTAAACTGAACTACTAACTTGTACTATCTAATGGATATTGCAGTATATGTATTTTGCAGAGAAAAAACACAGCACATACagcttttagatttttaaaatagtgtTTGTGTTTCATAAAGGCCTgtgtttattttgcttttttttttttctatttcgtTGTTGATATGTAGCAATAAAGCTGTTGATATccatgattttttaaattttggtgatGTGTGTTTTTGCTAATAAAACTTGTGTACTTTGAGATGTTGAAAACATGCTAGTGATTCTTATTCTTTAATGGTCAGCTGGGGTCAGTTTCTTCTTCTGAGAACCTACAACAAACAGTgggaaacaatcaaatttatggCAGTTCACGCCAGAGTGAACCAGCAACTTCAGGGTCTTCTGGGGCATTTTCATACCGCTCTGGTTCTGTCCCTGTAGGGTATTACGCATTGCAGAGGGAGAATGTATTTCCTGAGAGACCTGGCCAGCCTGAATGCCAATTCTACATGAAGACCGGAGACTGTAAGTTTGGTGCAGTATGTAGATTCCATCATCCAAGAGAAAGACTACTTCCGGTTCCAGACTGTGTATTGAGCCCCATAGGCCTTCCATTACGTCCAGTAAGTTAAAGCAGATATCGGTTCTATCTTTGAATTTGGTAGTTCTAATTAAGGGTTTTGAAACTACTTGAGTTGGATTCTGTATCTTGCTTGCTTCATTAGAGAAGTCTCTGTTTGAGGATTTCTCTTCTATGCACTGTTATTGCCTATGGAAAATGCATAAATAACATGCAAGAGATGAAATGTATGCATTTCACCATTCAATTTATTAAGAATTGATAAGATGGTTGCAAGCAATGCTTTGCAAGTTATGCCCTCCATCCCGTCATTGATGATGCTGCTTTGTTATCTTCAACAGGGAGAGCCTCTGTGCATCTTCTATTCACGTTATGGTATATGCAAGTTTGGTCCTAGTTGCAAGTTTGACCACCCTATGGGAATTTTCACATACAATCTCTCTGCATCATCTTCAGCTGATGCTACTGCTCGGCGCTATTTGGGGTCACCAACTTTATCACCAGAAAGGCTTGTTGAAGCAGGGTCAGGAAAGCCTAGGCGACTCTCATTGTCTGAGACTAGGCAGATGTCTTCTGGTGATGATGATATTGACACAGAGGGATAGGTGGTGTCTCAACTGATGGCTGGGTACTTCCCACGATTATTTGGTTGGACAACTAAATTAATCTGTAAATTCATTTCTTGTTGATGGGGATGTACAGATTTCATATCAAGTTCATTATGTTCTTCGGATTCAGTTGACATACTCTGAATCTCATGTTGCTGCATTGTATAAAAATCTGAGATTATTGTCACATTGGTAAAAGCCAATGTGAACATTTCTTCTTTTCCAAAGCCTTTCATTctgttttttatgatttattttttgtcgAATATGTTATATAAAGCATCCTTCTGCAAGTTTATGCTGCCTCTCTGCCCTTCCAGTAATGGTCATGCAGGCCCCGGCTTCTCATAATGTTGCATTTGTTTTTGCCTGCTTTTCATAGAACTGCTGACCATTGTTGTCTTGTCgttatcatcattttctttattggCTTCTTCTCTACTGCTTATTTGCCATTGCAGGTTTCTCTTATTTCCACTTCGTTTCCTGTTGTGCAAATTTTCTTCCTTCACTCCTACCTCAGAAGAATGACCTTTgtgaaaatttcaaagtttgatttatatttttttatgtttgttcgCCTTAATAATTTTGCTAGACAGGTTTTGTCTTGCAGAAGCCTACATGGTCAACTTTTTGTTTGAACAGTATAAATTGGAGGCTAAAGAATAGAGTGGAATGATTTTTTACAGATTCACACCAGATGAATTTGCTGAAGTTCACTGAATTTGCAGATAGCACTTCTTGGTTCATCTGTAAGTGACTGACTGATCAAATGTGCATATAATGTATCTGTACTGTCTTTGTTGGACTTTGCTAGGgttgctttttttcttttatgcacTCTggtccttttttttaattattttcaggCGGCTTGACATTGCACGAATCAGTCACAGAACTTATTCTATTCAGTAAACACAtcagattttgataaaaattcttAAAGAAATTATTGCACGTATCACAATAACCTGAAAAATGGGATCCTTTAAAGGTCAAGTGGAGTCTGCAATTTTTGGGAACTTGGCGGAATTCTTGCTTATGCTGTACAAAGGTTTTGCATTCTTTTGCAGCCtacttattttctttaattggtTTAGAAATGTTCTTTATGCctggatttatttttattagaatgcATTGTGATTCATGTGCAAATACACCTTAGAGACGATAACATGCATCTAATGTT contains:
- the LOC123221113 gene encoding zinc finger CCCH domain-containing protein ZFN-like, producing MEFETGIPMSRGGAVTEGPSLSPSLNQDAMWQMNLRTNEAMESGSYPERPGEPDCSYYMSTGLCRFGATCRFNHPPNRKLAIATARIKGEFPERIGQPECQYYLKTGTCKFGATCKFHHPRDKAGISGRVSLNVLGYPLRPNEVECAYYLKTGQCKFGGTCKYHHPQPTNMMVSLSGSPVYPTVHSPTTPGQQSYPGGITNWSRAPFIPSPRWQAPSSYAPLILPQGVVSVPGWNAYSLGSVSSSENLQQTVGNNQIYGSSRQSEPATSGSSGAFSYRSGSVPVGYYALQRENVFPERPGQPECQFYMKTGDCKFGAVCRFHHPRERLLPVPDCVLSPIGLPLRPGEPLCIFYSRYGICKFGPSCKFDHPMGIFTYNLSASSSADATARRYLGSPTLSPERLVEAGSGKPRRLSLSETRQMSSGDDDIDTEG